Proteins from one Chroococcidiopsis sp. CCMEE 29 genomic window:
- a CDS encoding FtsQ-type POTRA domain-containing protein, producing the protein MTSKPSISWSDLTQRRRILRSRRRLKQLQFLWRILIVTSILGGSIWATTRPVWVLHDESNQIIVEGNHLLSEQAIQSLLPLKSPQSLLQIEPKAIASALKSYSPIADVTVTRQLFPPSLIVQVQERVPVAISLTKRSEGSPTLEPKASIGFLDQTGVWIPSKSYNSQVRSKLKSLNLKVIGSPEQYRSYWTQLYQAISRSPVKVTEIDCQDSANLILKTELGIVHLGPYTPQLNEKLKVLDQMRQLSTKMKSSQIAYIDLKNPQIPLVQMNQSEELVNPDTQ; encoded by the coding sequence ATGACCAGCAAACCATCTATTTCTTGGTCTGATTTGACCCAACGACGTCGAATCTTACGTAGTAGAAGACGCCTGAAACAGCTTCAGTTTCTTTGGCGCATATTAATTGTTACTAGTATATTGGGTGGCTCAATCTGGGCAACAACTCGACCAGTTTGGGTGCTGCACGACGAATCGAACCAGATTATTGTTGAGGGCAATCATTTGCTTTCTGAGCAGGCAATTCAATCGCTACTCCCGCTTAAATCACCTCAGTCGTTGCTGCAAATTGAACCAAAAGCGATCGCTAGTGCTTTAAAGTCCTATTCCCCTATTGCTGACGTTACTGTTACTCGTCAACTATTTCCTCCCAGTTTAATTGTCCAAGTGCAGGAACGAGTTCCGGTAGCGATCAGTCTCACCAAGCGCTCTGAGGGGAGTCCCACTCTAGAGCCAAAAGCATCAATAGGCTTTTTAGATCAAACTGGCGTGTGGATACCGAGCAAGTCTTATAATTCCCAGGTACGTAGTAAGCTAAAATCGCTCAATCTCAAAGTTATTGGTTCACCGGAGCAATATCGCTCCTACTGGACTCAGCTTTATCAAGCCATTAGTCGTAGTCCTGTTAAAGTGACAGAAATTGATTGCCAAGATTCAGCCAATTTAATTCTCAAAACTGAGTTAGGAATTGTTCATCTTGGTCCTTACACTCCTCAGTTAAATGAGAAGCTCAAAGTACTCGATCAAATGCGGCAACTCTCCACAAAGATGAAATCCAGCCAAATCGCGTACATCGATCTCAAAAACCCTCAAATTCCTTTAGTACAAATGAACCAGAGCGAGGAATTAGTCAACCCTGATACGCAATAG
- the aroC gene encoding chorismate synthase encodes MGNTFGHLFRVTTFGESHGGGVGVVIDGCPPRLEISTAEIQLELDRRRPGQSKITTPRKEADSCEILSGVFEGKTLGTPIAILVRNKDTRPQDYDEMAQKYRPSHADVTYDSKYGIRNWQGGGRSSARETIGRVAAGAIAKKILRQIAGVEIIGYVKRIKDLEGVVDPNTVTLEQVESNIVRCPDAECAEQMIEQIEQIGRQGDSIGGVVECVARNVPKGLGSPVFDKLEADIAKGVMSLPASKGFEIGSGFAGTLLTGSEHNDEFYTDETGEIRTVTNRSGGVQGGISNGENIILRVAFKPTATIRKEQRTVNREGEETLLAAKGRHDPCVLPRAVPMVEAMVALVLCDHLLRHHGQCEVLSLG; translated from the coding sequence ATGGGTAACACGTTTGGGCATTTGTTTCGAGTCACGACTTTTGGTGAATCTCACGGTGGCGGCGTTGGAGTAGTGATTGATGGTTGCCCACCGCGACTAGAAATTTCTACAGCGGAGATCCAGCTAGAACTAGACCGCAGGCGACCAGGGCAAAGTAAAATCACGACACCGAGGAAAGAAGCTGATAGCTGTGAAATTCTTTCGGGGGTGTTTGAGGGTAAAACCCTGGGCACACCGATCGCGATTCTAGTAAGAAACAAAGACACGCGACCGCAAGACTATGACGAGATGGCACAGAAGTATCGCCCCTCCCATGCGGATGTTACCTACGATTCAAAGTATGGTATTCGTAACTGGCAGGGTGGGGGACGTTCATCAGCACGAGAGACAATTGGACGAGTGGCAGCAGGAGCGATCGCGAAAAAAATTCTACGTCAGATCGCTGGTGTGGAAATTATTGGTTACGTCAAACGGATCAAAGATTTAGAAGGCGTCGTCGATCCCAATACCGTTACCCTAGAGCAAGTAGAGAGTAACATTGTCCGCTGTCCCGATGCTGAATGTGCGGAACAGATGATTGAACAAATTGAGCAAATAGGACGGCAAGGAGATTCCATTGGCGGTGTAGTGGAATGCGTGGCTCGGAATGTACCAAAAGGCTTAGGTTCACCAGTATTTGACAAGTTGGAAGCAGATATTGCCAAGGGTGTAATGTCTCTCCCCGCCAGCAAAGGCTTTGAAATTGGCTCAGGTTTTGCTGGAACGTTATTAACTGGAAGTGAGCATAATGATGAGTTCTACACTGACGAAACAGGTGAAATCCGTACCGTAACTAACCGCTCTGGCGGCGTTCAGGGTGGTATCTCCAACGGGGAAAATATTATTCTGCGGGTAGCGTTTAAACCAACGGCAACAATTCGCAAAGAGCAACGCACAGTCAACCGCGAGGGCGAAGAAACTCTATTAGCAGCGAAAGGACGGCACGACCCCTGCGTTTTGCCTAGAGCAGTGCCAATGGTGGAAGCAATGGTCGCTCTAGTACTTTGCGATCATCTGCTGCGACATCATGGGCAGTGTGAAGTTTTGAGCTTAGGCTAG
- a CDS encoding radical SAM protein: MTKSAFAAERLLFTPAAPDTDAIPTIFAFPNEYSVGITSLGYQVVWATLAMRSDVQVSRLFTDTHEQLPRSPELVGFSCSWELDYVNILNLLEFLEIPIHSAARSAADPLVFGGGPVLTANPEPFADFFDIILLGDGENLLGNFIEAYKQVRNADRKTQLRQLAQVPGVYVPSLYEVTYHSPDGCIQSIQPVAAEIPNWVEKQTYRGNTLSASTVVTEKAAWENIYMVEVVRSCPEMCRFCLASYLTLPFRTASVEGSLIPAIERGLAVTDRIGLLGASVTQHPEFETLLDYLSQPQYDRVRLSIASVRTNTVTLELAQALAKRDTRSLTIAVESGSERLRQIINKKLNNDEIIQAAVNAKAGGLSGLKLYGMAGVPGEEPADLEQTVEMMRSLKRAAPGLRLTFGCSTFVPKAHTPFQWFGVNREAEKRLQLLQKQLKPQGIDFRPESYNWSVIQALLSRGDRRLSQLLELTRHYGDSLGSYRRAFKQLREQLPDLDFYVHINWSKSQVLPWSHLQGPLSQATLLKHLAAAEALFNHKQAKFEPHDPPLKPRQTAAF, encoded by the coding sequence GTGACTAAATCTGCCTTTGCTGCTGAACGCCTGTTATTTACCCCAGCTGCACCTGACACTGACGCTATCCCCACTATCTTTGCCTTCCCCAATGAGTACAGTGTTGGCATTACTAGTTTGGGCTATCAGGTGGTGTGGGCAACTTTGGCAATGCGTTCTGATGTTCAAGTTAGCCGCCTATTCACTGATACACATGAACAACTGCCGCGATCGCCTGAATTAGTCGGCTTTTCCTGCTCGTGGGAACTGGATTATGTCAATATTCTGAACTTACTGGAATTTCTAGAGATTCCGATTCACTCAGCTGCTCGTTCTGCAGCTGATCCCTTAGTATTTGGCGGTGGTCCCGTGCTGACTGCCAACCCAGAACCCTTCGCAGATTTCTTTGACATCATCTTGCTGGGGGATGGCGAAAATCTGCTGGGAAACTTTATTGAAGCATACAAACAAGTCCGCAATGCTGACCGAAAAACGCAGTTGCGCCAACTGGCACAAGTACCAGGAGTGTATGTTCCCAGTCTGTACGAAGTAACTTATCACAGTCCAGATGGCTGCATCCAGTCAATTCAACCAGTGGCAGCTGAGATCCCCAACTGGGTAGAAAAACAAACTTACCGGGGCAATACTCTGTCTGCTTCAACGGTGGTAACTGAGAAAGCAGCTTGGGAAAACATTTACATGGTGGAAGTGGTACGCAGTTGCCCAGAGATGTGTCGCTTCTGCCTTGCAAGTTACCTGACGCTGCCTTTTCGGACGGCGAGTGTTGAAGGCTCGTTAATTCCGGCAATTGAGCGCGGATTAGCCGTGACGGATCGAATCGGCTTACTGGGGGCATCTGTAACACAGCATCCAGAGTTTGAAACTTTGCTGGATTACCTGAGTCAACCTCAGTATGATCGCGTACGGCTGAGTATTGCCTCAGTCCGGACAAACACAGTCACGCTAGAGCTGGCTCAAGCTTTGGCAAAGCGAGACACGCGATCGCTTACTATTGCCGTGGAAAGTGGCTCTGAACGGTTACGGCAGATTATCAACAAAAAACTGAATAACGATGAAATTATCCAGGCAGCGGTAAATGCCAAGGCGGGTGGATTAAGTGGTTTGAAACTCTACGGGATGGCGGGTGTTCCTGGCGAGGAACCAGCGGATTTGGAGCAAACTGTAGAAATGATGCGATCGCTCAAAAGAGCTGCTCCGGGGTTACGCTTGACTTTTGGATGCAGTACATTTGTCCCCAAGGCGCACACGCCGTTTCAGTGGTTTGGAGTGAATCGGGAAGCAGAAAAGCGATTGCAGCTATTGCAGAAGCAGTTAAAGCCGCAAGGCATTGATTTCCGGCCTGAAAGTTATAACTGGTCAGTGATTCAGGCTTTATTATCGAGAGGCGATCGCCGTCTGTCCCAGTTGTTAGAACTAACGCGGCACTATGGCGACTCCCTAGGCAGTTACCGCCGTGCTTTCAAACAGCTAAGGGAACAACTTCCTGACTTAGACTTCTACGTCCACATCAACTGGTCAAAATCACAAGTCTTACCCTGGAGCCATCTGCAAGGTCCACTCTCTCAAGCTACATTATTGAAACATTTAGCAGCAGCTGAGGCTCTATTCAACCACAAACAAGCTAAGTTTGAGCCTCATGACCCGCCACTCAAGCCGAGACAAACAGCAGCATTTTAG
- a CDS encoding Calvin cycle protein CP12, producing MTKTVEATKTLEQAIQEAIEQGRVACEIKGNSSSDCAVAWDIVEELQAESSHQQRILKSKTSLDWYCDRHPEASGCLIYDV from the coding sequence ATGACTAAAACTGTAGAAGCTACCAAAACTTTAGAGCAAGCCATTCAAGAAGCCATTGAACAAGGTCGTGTTGCTTGTGAAATCAAAGGTAACTCCTCTAGTGATTGTGCAGTAGCCTGGGATATTGTTGAAGAGCTACAAGCAGAAAGTTCCCATCAGCAGAGGATTTTAAAGTCCAAAACTTCTTTAGACTGGTACTGCGATCGGCATCCAGAAGCAAGTGGATGTCTAATATACGACGTCTAA
- a CDS encoding cytochrome P450, which yields MLSQLPNPITSPPWWQLINWIADPIGYQDKYSQKYGDIFTMHLSGLGSPVVIGNPQVIGAIFSQDSQFDIGRANALAEPLVGRNSLMLLDGARHRRERKLLMPPFHGERLQTYAQQICLITEQVVSQWQVNQPFIARTAMQQVSLEVILQIVFGLSAGERYQQLKSLLTDWLDMTDSPLRSSMLFLRFLQQDWGAWTPWSRMKRRQRHVHDLLQAEIEERRNKGDEGRTDVLSLMMAVRDENGQAMSDEEVRDELLTILFAGHETTATTLAWAFYQIHQQLDVREKLLQELDSLGENSPPMKIAQLPYLTAVCQETLRMYPVIPVLFPRITKSPIKIAGHFFDAETTLMPSIYLVHYREDLYPSAQQFKPERFLERQYSASEYFPFGGGSRRCLGYALAQLEMKLVLATILSKCQLALAADKPVKLQRRGFTLAPAGGVRMVMTGKRQKAIFSNQC from the coding sequence ATGTTGAGTCAATTACCAAATCCCATTACCAGTCCGCCTTGGTGGCAACTCATAAACTGGATTGCCGATCCAATAGGATACCAAGACAAATACAGCCAAAAGTATGGAGATATTTTTACCATGCATTTGAGTGGGCTTGGCTCTCCTGTAGTCATTGGCAATCCCCAAGTAATTGGGGCGATCTTCAGCCAAGATTCCCAGTTTGATATAGGTCGCGCAAATGCACTCGCAGAACCACTAGTTGGGCGAAATTCTCTAATGCTACTAGACGGCGCTCGTCATCGGCGAGAACGAAAATTATTAATGCCTCCCTTTCATGGGGAAAGGCTACAGACTTACGCCCAACAAATCTGCCTAATTACTGAACAAGTCGTTAGCCAGTGGCAAGTCAATCAACCTTTTATAGCCCGGACTGCCATGCAGCAGGTTAGCCTGGAGGTAATTTTGCAAATTGTCTTTGGCTTGAGCGCAGGGGAACGCTATCAACAACTAAAGTCCCTACTCACAGATTGGCTCGATATGACCGATTCTCCCCTCCGGTCTAGTATGCTGTTCTTGCGGTTCTTACAACAAGATTGGGGGGCGTGGACTCCTTGGAGCCGAATGAAACGGCGACAACGCCACGTTCATGACCTACTGCAAGCCGAAATTGAGGAGAGAAGAAACAAGGGAGACGAAGGACGTACCGATGTCCTGAGCCTGATGATGGCGGTGCGGGATGAAAATGGGCAAGCGATGAGCGATGAGGAAGTGAGAGATGAACTGCTAACGATTTTATTTGCTGGGCATGAAACAACTGCAACGACACTCGCTTGGGCTTTCTATCAGATTCATCAACAGCTAGATGTTCGTGAGAAATTGTTACAGGAATTAGACAGCTTAGGGGAGAATTCACCCCCGATGAAAATTGCTCAACTTCCCTACTTAACAGCAGTTTGCCAAGAAACGCTGCGGATGTATCCAGTTATTCCAGTGCTTTTTCCCCGGATCACCAAGTCGCCTATCAAGATTGCAGGACACTTTTTTGATGCTGAGACAACCTTGATGCCAAGTATTTATCTCGTGCATTATCGGGAAGACTTGTATCCTAGTGCGCAACAGTTTAAGCCAGAACGTTTTTTGGAGCGACAGTATTCCGCGTCTGAATACTTTCCTTTTGGTGGTGGGAGTCGGCGGTGTTTGGGATATGCCTTAGCTCAGTTAGAAATGAAACTAGTTCTGGCAACAATTTTATCCAAGTGTCAACTTGCTTTAGCGGCGGATAAGCCTGTTAAACTGCAACGTCGTGGGTTTACTCTTGCTCCTGCTGGCGGGGTGCGGATGGTAATGACTGGAAAACGACAAAAAGCTATATTCAGTAACCAGTGCTGA